A DNA window from Maribellus comscasis contains the following coding sequences:
- a CDS encoding formylglycine-generating enzyme family protein, whose protein sequence is MKGKFLFLALSVLLLFQFCGQKKNNSQTEKNNQSSVETNSADSIEDCCINVPDRFSLPNTRSESQINIDSIIEKNPNLEGMLFIPGGEFNMGARDARFAREDEYPVHPVKISSFFMDPHPVTNAQFKQFVDETGYITTAEKDIDWEKMRKQLPPGTPKPDDEQLKAASLVFTPPGHRVNLNDVSNWWSWIKGADWKHPHGPDSNLEGLENYPVVHVSWEDANAYAKWAGKRLPTEAEWEYAARGGHDDYVYAWGFELVSEGMPKANSWDGEFPVLNTQFDGFENLAPVKQYQPNDFGLYDMAGNVWEWCHDLYHHEYYKTFDAGKVADNPDGPKTSYDPMEPNARKRVIRGGSFLCNDSYCSGYRAAARMKSTEDSGMSHLGFRCVVSAK, encoded by the coding sequence ATGAAAGGCAAATTTTTGTTTTTGGCATTATCTGTACTTTTACTATTTCAATTTTGCGGACAAAAGAAAAATAATTCACAAACCGAAAAAAATAATCAATCGTCTGTGGAAACAAATTCGGCAGATAGTATTGAAGACTGTTGTATAAATGTTCCCGACAGATTTTCTCTTCCAAATACAAGGTCAGAATCTCAAATCAATATTGATTCAATAATTGAAAAAAATCCCAATCTTGAAGGAATGTTGTTTATTCCCGGTGGAGAATTTAATATGGGAGCGCGTGATGCACGTTTTGCGCGGGAAGACGAATATCCCGTTCATCCGGTAAAGATTTCATCATTTTTTATGGATCCGCACCCGGTTACAAATGCACAATTTAAACAATTTGTGGATGAAACCGGATACATTACCACAGCAGAAAAAGATATCGACTGGGAAAAGATGAGAAAACAACTTCCGCCCGGAACTCCCAAACCGGATGATGAGCAGTTAAAAGCTGCTTCCCTGGTTTTTACACCTCCGGGGCACAGGGTAAACTTAAATGATGTCTCCAACTGGTGGAGCTGGATAAAAGGTGCAGACTGGAAACATCCACATGGGCCGGATAGCAATCTCGAAGGCCTGGAAAACTACCCGGTTGTTCACGTAAGCTGGGAAGACGCAAATGCATATGCCAAATGGGCCGGCAAACGATTGCCCACCGAGGCCGAATGGGAATATGCAGCTCGTGGTGGTCACGATGATTATGTATATGCCTGGGGCTTTGAGTTGGTTTCGGAAGGAATGCCAAAAGCGAACAGCTGGGATGGTGAGTTCCCGGTTTTAAACACACAATTTGACGGCTTTGAGAACCTCGCTCCTGTAAAACAATACCAGCCCAATGATTTTGGCTTGTACGACATGGCCGGAAATGTGTGGGAATGGTGCCACGATTTGTACCATCATGAGTACTACAAAACTTTTGATGCAGGAAAAGTTGCCGATAATCCGGACGGACCAAAAACAAGTTACGACCCGATGGAGCCCAATGCCAGAAAAAGAGTTATCAGAGGAGGTTCTTTTTTGTGTAACGACTCTTATTGCTCGGGATATCGTGCCGCCGCCCGGATGAAAAGTACAGAAGATTCAGGAATGTCGCATTTAGGATTCAGATGTGTTGTTTCGGCCAAATAA